In Silene latifolia isolate original U9 population chromosome 3, ASM4854445v1, whole genome shotgun sequence, a single window of DNA contains:
- the LOC141647672 gene encoding serine/threonine-protein kinase-like protein CCR1, giving the protein MLSLLSFLFLPFFYLPYSASGYGSMGPISAAFGNNEDVAFFCAIDASGKQAIICWNTDDSSPEKLPNNFDVGVSMAALSGGGGFMCGILSNTSQAYCWGALDLGTNLVPNVYRSNNYSRIAAGRNHVCAIRGSYYVGNDHDHGVVDCWDVFNVGNSGKLNSQQSTLFYDQNVSNLMFESIVSGEGFSCGGVKDGGGVLCWGPTSYNLGISKISENFLEFSCSKSSFCGISQGSGEVKCWGKNDSYPKPPSGTRFVTLTGGSNHFCGIREDNHGVECWGDFNSSLVPRGSGFYAISASDIVTCGIRELDLVLDCWFVNNTNVPPEYDPPLQLCSPGLCSPRSCNVGEFRFNASTLSEPDLTSLCIRKDLNICSRCGSNCSEGFFLSSSCTENADRICSPCSLCQNSSCWGVCGLEKAEMKQRRKRQMQKIVLILGPSISGFLLILVGWCLFPYLFFFKGKDGPKKKFRSCMGKKDEESNGDADPNPPVAVPQCPGEAQIFRLSELKDATNGFKEFNELGRGSYGFVYKAVLTDGRQVAVKRANAATIIHTNIRDFELELEILCKLRHCNIVNLLGYCTEMGERILVYEYMSHGTLHDHLHGGLSPLNWTVRLRIAMQAAKGLEYLHMEANPPVVHRDIKTFNILLDSDWGARISDFGLSNLNEKDLDEEMMNDVYNFGIVLLEILSGRKAYDVDYSPPNIVEWAVPLIRKGKAAATIDRYVALPRNVEPLLRLADMAESAVRENSGDRPTMSVLAHALESIVKEGLML; this is encoded by the coding sequence ATGCTTTCTCTCCTCTCTTTTCTCTTCCTACCCTTTTTCTATCTCCCTTATTCAGCATCTGGGTATGGATCCATGGGTCCCATCTCGGCCGCATTCGGgaacaacgaggacgttgcgttcttttGTGCAATCGATGCTAGTGGAAAACAGGCTATTATATGCTGGAACACTGATGACAGCTCGCCTGAGAAGTTACCGAATAACTTTGACGTGGGTGTATCAATGGCGGCGTTGTCGGGTGGTGGTGGGTTTATGTGTGGCATTTTGTCAAACACCTCGCAGGCATACTGTTGGGGTGCACTTGACTTAGGTACTAATCTTGTACCTAATGTTTATAGAAGTAATAATTACTCTCGAATTGCTGCTGGTAGAAATCATGTTTGTGCAATTAGAGGAAGTTATTATGTTGGTAATGATCATGATCATGGTGTTGTTGATTGTTGGGATGTTTTTAATGTTGGGAATTCTGGGAAATTGAATTCTCAGCAAAGTACATTGTTTTATGATCAAAATGTTAGTAATTTGATGTTTGAAAGTATTGTTTCTGGAGAAGGTTTTAGTTGTGGTGGGGTTAAAGATGGAGGTGGGGTTCTTTGTTGGGGACCCACTTCATATAATTTGGGGATTTCCAAGATTTCTGAAAATTTTCTTGAATTTAGTTGTAGTAAGTCTAGTTTTTGTGGGATTTCTCAAGGATCAGGTGAGGTTAAATGTTGGGGTAAGAATGATTCTTACCCTAAACCCCCATCTGGGACCCGATTCGTTACGTTAACTGGTGGTTCGAATCATTTTTGTGGGATTAGAGAGGATAATCATGGGGTTGAATGTTGGGGGGATTTTAATTCGTCGTTAGTTCCTAGGGGTTCCGGGTTTTATGCCATTTCTGCATCTGATATTGTGACCTGTGGTATTAGAGAACTTGATTTGGTTCTTGATTGTTGGTTTGTTAATAATACGAATGTGCCTCCTGAGTATGATCCGCCTTTGCAACTTTGTAGTCCGGGATTGTGTAGTCCGAGGTCTTGCAATGTAGGAGAGTTTAGGTTCAATGCAAGCACCTTAAGTGAGCCTGATTTGACTAGTTTATGCATAAGGAAGGATCTAAATATTTGTTCCCGATGTGGGAGCAATTGCTCAGAAGGGTTCTTTTTGTCTAGTAGTTGCACAGAAAATGCTGATCGAATCTGTAGTCCATGCTCTCTTTGTCAAAATAGCTCATGTTGGGGTGTTTGTGGGCTTGAAAAGGCGGAAATGAAGCAAAGACGCAAACGTCAAATGCAGAAGATTGTGCTCATATTAGGCCCTTCTATTTCAGGCTTCCTGTTGATTTTGGTTGGCTGGTGTCTTTTCCCTTATCTTTTCTTCTTCAAAGGGAAAGACGGCCCTAAAAAGAAATTTAGGTCATGTATGGGCAAGAAAGACGAGGAATCTAATGGGGATGCCGATCCTAATCCACCTGTGGCAGTTCCACAGTGTCCAGGAGAAGCACAAATTTTCCGGCTTTCAGAGCTAAAAGATGCAACTAATGGGTTCAAGGAATTCAACGAGCTTGGCCGAGGAAGCTATGGTTTTGTGTACAAAGCCGTACTCACAGATGGACGCCAAGTAGCAGTCAAAAGAGCAAATGCAGCTACTATCATTCACACAAACATCCGGGACTTTGAACTTGAGTTGGAAATTCTGTGCAAGTTAAGGCATTGTAATATTGTCAATTTGTTGGGTTATTGCACAGAGATGGGCGAGAGAATACTTGTATATGAGTACATGTCTCACGGGACATTGCATGATCATCTCCATGGAGGTCTCTCCCCTTTGAATTGGACTGTAAGATTGAGAATAGCCATGCAAGCTGCGAAGGGACTTGAGTACCTTCACATGGAAGCAAACCCTCCTGTAGTTCATCGAGATATAAAAACATTCAATATTCTCTTGGATTCAGATTGGGGAGCCCGGATATCAGATTTCGGGCTGTCAAATTTGAATGAAAAGGATCTCGATGAGGAGATGATGAATGATGTCTACAATTTTGGAATTGTACTGTTAGAGATTCTGAGTGGAAGGAAAGCTTATGATGTGGATTACTCGCCCCCAAATATCGTCGAATGGGCAGTCCCCCTTATAAGAAAAGGGAAGGCAGCTGCAACTATCGATAGGTATGTTGCTCTTCCAAGAAATGTGGAACCATTGCTTAGGCTTGCTGACATGGCAGAATCCGCAGTTCGAGAGAATTCTGGGGATCGGCCTACAATGTCAGTACTAGCACATGCACTGGAGTCGATTGTGAAGGAAGGATTGATGTTGTAG